The Streptomyces sp. NBC_00691 genome has a segment encoding these proteins:
- a CDS encoding NAD(P)-dependent oxidoreductase: MHIGVVGATGTIGSRVVAEALGRGHHIRAFSRDATEAAAREARENITWQSLDVLDPAAVAAVLPGLDVLISAFQPGNAAQDMADTVRRSIADAGVYATAARALLKALESHPRTRLIVIGGAGSLEIEPGVVLADAEDRLHETLDGVGLPRAYAAAVRGHRDALNVLRTSNRRWTYFSPAEDIAPGERTGRFRVGEDQPVRDAEGRSRVSAEDAAVALVDEAELPRFVQRRFTIGY; encoded by the coding sequence ATGCACATCGGAGTCGTCGGAGCCACCGGCACCATCGGCAGCCGCGTCGTCGCGGAGGCACTGGGACGCGGGCACCACATCAGGGCATTCAGCCGCGACGCCACGGAGGCGGCGGCCCGGGAGGCCCGGGAGAACATCACCTGGCAGAGCCTCGACGTCCTCGACCCGGCCGCCGTCGCCGCCGTCCTGCCCGGACTGGACGTCCTCATCAGCGCCTTCCAGCCCGGGAACGCCGCCCAGGACATGGCGGACACCGTCCGGCGTTCGATCGCCGACGCCGGGGTCTACGCCACCGCGGCCCGCGCCCTGCTCAAGGCCCTCGAAAGCCACCCCAGGACCCGGCTCATCGTGATCGGCGGCGCCGGCAGCCTGGAGATCGAGCCCGGCGTGGTGCTCGCCGACGCGGAGGACCGTCTCCACGAGACCCTCGACGGCGTCGGCCTGCCCCGCGCCTACGCGGCGGCGGTACGCGGCCACCGCGACGCCCTGAACGTGCTGCGCACCTCCAACCGCCGCTGGACCTACTTCAGCCCCGCCGAGGACATCGCGCCCGGCGAGCGCACCGGCCGCTTCCGCGTCGGCGAGGACCAGCCGGTCCGCGACGCCGAAGGACGCAGCCGCGTCTCCGCGGAGGACGCGGCCGTGGCCCTCGTCGACGAGGCGGAACTGCCCCGTTTCGTCCAGCGCCGGTTCACGATCGGCTACTGA
- a CDS encoding TetR/AcrR family transcriptional regulator produces MTGTSGTRTGATPAGRGRRERLRAETTAEIKDTALRLMASGGPDAITLRAIAREMGMTANAIYGYFATRDDLVTTLIDDVYSALADAVEAAWAEAADRGPADAAPPSPAGASVRAPAEFSSEAPAGDPAARILAWARAFRGWALNHPEGFRLVYGDPVPGYRAPAEGPAPDAARRVCTGLAGLAAAAWPYAEPLYRDSAFTWDDFDAGLLDKVRPAFPDLPPAGVALALRLWGHLHGLVALEVYGHLGRQTTSPDKLFQEELTRLVTTLGVPRTA; encoded by the coding sequence ATGACCGGGACATCAGGAACACGGACGGGGGCCACCCCGGCCGGGCGGGGCCGTCGTGAGCGGCTGCGGGCCGAGACCACGGCCGAGATCAAGGACACGGCCCTGCGCCTGATGGCCTCGGGCGGCCCCGACGCGATCACCCTGCGGGCCATCGCCCGGGAGATGGGGATGACGGCCAACGCGATCTACGGCTACTTCGCCACCCGCGACGACCTGGTCACCACGCTCATCGACGACGTGTACTCGGCGCTGGCCGACGCCGTGGAAGCGGCCTGGGCCGAAGCGGCCGACCGGGGCCCCGCCGACGCGGCGCCCCCGAGCCCCGCCGGAGCCTCCGTCCGAGCCCCGGCCGAATTCTCCTCCGAAGCCCCCGCCGGGGACCCGGCCGCGCGGATCCTCGCCTGGGCCCGCGCCTTCCGCGGCTGGGCCCTGAACCACCCCGAGGGCTTCCGGCTGGTCTACGGCGACCCCGTGCCCGGCTACCGGGCCCCGGCAGAGGGCCCCGCGCCGGACGCGGCCCGCCGGGTCTGCACCGGCCTCGCCGGACTCGCCGCGGCGGCCTGGCCGTACGCCGAACCGCTCTACCGGGACAGCGCGTTCACCTGGGACGACTTCGACGCCGGGCTGCTCGACAAGGTGCGCCCGGCCTTCCCCGACCTGCCGCCGGCCGGCGTCGCCCTCGCGCTACGGCTCTGGGGGCACCTGCACGGACTCGTGGCCCTGGAGGTGTACGGGCATCTCGGCCGGCAGACCACGAGCCCGGACAAGCTCTTCCAGGAGGAGCTGACCCGGCTCGTGACGACGCTGGGCGTCCCCCGCACCGCCTGA
- a CDS encoding metal-dependent hydrolase, giving the protein MMGPAHSLSGAAAWLGVGAAAAAFDRPMPWPVLVVGALICAGAALAPDLDHKSATISRAFGPVSKLLCEIVDKLSYAVYKATRSTADPRRSGGHRTLTHTWLWAVLIGGGASVAAVTGGRWAVLAILFVHLVLAVEGLLWRAARMSSDVLVWLLGATSAWILAGVLDKPGNGSDWFFTGPGQEYLWLGLPIVVGALVHDIGDALTVSGCPILWPIPVGRKRWYPIGPPKAMRFRAGSWVELKVLMPAFMVLGGVGGASALGFF; this is encoded by the coding sequence ATGATGGGACCGGCACACTCGCTGTCCGGAGCGGCGGCCTGGCTGGGTGTCGGAGCGGCCGCCGCGGCCTTCGACCGCCCGATGCCATGGCCGGTTCTCGTCGTCGGCGCCCTCATCTGCGCGGGCGCGGCGCTGGCCCCCGACCTGGACCACAAGTCGGCCACCATCTCGCGGGCCTTCGGACCGGTCTCCAAGCTCCTGTGCGAGATCGTCGACAAGCTGTCGTACGCCGTCTACAAGGCGACCCGCTCCACCGCCGACCCCCGCAGGTCCGGCGGTCACCGGACCCTCACCCACACCTGGCTCTGGGCGGTCCTGATCGGCGGCGGCGCGTCCGTCGCGGCGGTCACCGGGGGCCGGTGGGCGGTGCTCGCGATCCTCTTCGTGCACCTGGTCCTGGCCGTGGAAGGCCTGCTGTGGCGGGCCGCCCGGATGTCCAGCGACGTGCTGGTCTGGCTGCTCGGCGCGACCAGCGCGTGGATCCTCGCGGGCGTCCTCGACAAGCCGGGCAACGGCTCGGACTGGTTCTTCACGGGCCCCGGTCAGGAGTACCTGTGGCTCGGGCTGCCGATCGTGGTCGGTGCCCTCGTCCACGACATCGGCGACGCGCTCACCGTCTCCGGCTGCCCGATCCTCTGGCCCATCCCGGTCGGCCGGAAGCGCTGGTACCCGATCGGCCCGCCGAAGGCCATGCGCTTCCGGGCCGGCAGCTGGGTCGAGCTGAAGGTCCTGATGCCCGCCTTCATGGTGCTCGGCGGGGTGGGCGGAGCCTCGGCGCTCGGCTTCTTCTAG
- a CDS encoding DEAD/DEAH box helicase encodes MTLIDQLPPTADPDALFEAFSSWAEDRGITLYPAQEEALIEVVSGANVILSTPTGSGKSLVAAAAHFTALANDQVTFYTAPIKALVSEKFFDLCKIFGTENVGMLTGDASVNADAPVICCTAEVLASIALRDGKYADIGQVVMDEFHFYAEQDRGWAWQIPILELPQAQFVLMSATLGDVSMFEKDLTRRTGKPTSVVRSATRPVPLSYEYVLTPITETLTELLETRQAPVYIVHFTQAQAVERAQSLMSINMCTREEKDKIAELIGNFRFTTKFGQNLSRYVRHGIGVHHAGMLPKYRRLVEKLAQAGLLKVICGTDTLGVGVNVPIRTVLFTALTKYDGNRVRTLRAREFHQIAGRAGRAGFDTAGYVVAQAPEHVIENEKALAKAGDDPKKRRKVVRKKAPEGFVAWSDTTFDRLIDAEPEPLTSRFKVTNIMLLSVIARPGNAFEAMRKLLEDNHEPRKAQLRHIRRAIAIYRSLLDGGVVEQLDTPDAEGRTIRLTVDLQQDFALNQPLSTFALAAFDLLDPESPSYALDMVSVVESTLDDPRQILAAMQNKARGEAVGQMKADGVEYEERMERLQDISYPKPLEELLWHAYNVYRTSHPWVGDHPVSPKSVIRDMYERALTFTEFTSWYELARTEGIVLRYLASAYKALDHTIPDDLKTEDLEDLIAWLGEMVRQVDSSLLDEWEQLANPEVQTAEEAQEKADQVKPVTANARAFRVLVRNAMFRRVELAALDNVSALGEMDAEAGWDADAWGEAMDAYWDEYEDLGTGPDARGPKLLSIEEDAAHGLWRVRQTFADPNNDHDWGISAEVDLAASDEEGRAVVRVTSVGQL; translated from the coding sequence GTGACCCTTATCGATCAGCTGCCGCCGACCGCCGACCCCGACGCCCTCTTCGAGGCCTTCTCCTCCTGGGCCGAGGACCGGGGCATCACGCTCTACCCGGCCCAGGAAGAGGCGCTGATCGAGGTCGTCTCCGGGGCCAACGTGATCCTCTCCACGCCCACCGGATCGGGAAAGTCGCTGGTCGCCGCGGCTGCCCACTTCACCGCGCTCGCGAACGACCAGGTGACCTTCTACACCGCGCCGATCAAGGCGCTGGTGTCCGAGAAGTTCTTCGACCTGTGCAAGATCTTCGGCACCGAGAACGTCGGCATGCTGACCGGCGACGCCTCCGTGAACGCGGACGCCCCGGTGATCTGCTGTACCGCCGAGGTGCTGGCCTCCATCGCGCTGCGGGACGGCAAGTACGCCGACATCGGCCAGGTCGTCATGGACGAGTTCCACTTCTACGCCGAGCAGGACCGCGGCTGGGCGTGGCAGATCCCGATCCTGGAACTCCCCCAGGCGCAGTTCGTCCTCATGTCGGCGACGCTCGGCGACGTGTCGATGTTCGAGAAGGACCTGACCCGGCGCACGGGCAAGCCGACCTCGGTGGTCCGCTCGGCGACCCGGCCGGTGCCGCTCTCGTACGAGTACGTGCTCACGCCGATCACGGAAACCCTGACCGAGCTCCTGGAGACCAGGCAGGCTCCGGTGTACATCGTGCACTTCACGCAGGCGCAGGCCGTCGAGCGGGCCCAGTCGCTGATGAGCATCAACATGTGCACGCGCGAGGAGAAGGACAAGATCGCCGAGCTGATCGGCAACTTCCGCTTCACCACCAAGTTCGGCCAGAACCTGTCGCGTTACGTGCGCCACGGCATCGGCGTGCACCACGCGGGCATGCTGCCGAAGTACCGGCGGCTCGTCGAGAAGCTGGCGCAGGCCGGTCTCCTGAAGGTGATCTGCGGGACGGACACGCTCGGCGTGGGCGTGAACGTTCCCATCCGCACGGTCCTCTTCACCGCCCTCACGAAGTACGACGGCAACCGGGTGCGGACCCTGCGCGCGCGTGAGTTCCACCAGATCGCGGGCCGCGCCGGCCGGGCCGGCTTCGACACCGCCGGTTACGTGGTCGCCCAGGCCCCCGAGCACGTCATCGAGAACGAGAAGGCGCTCGCCAAGGCCGGCGACGACCCCAAGAAGCGCCGCAAGGTCGTCCGCAAGAAGGCACCGGAGGGCTTCGTCGCCTGGAGCGACACCACCTTCGACCGGCTCATCGACGCCGAGCCCGAGCCGCTGACCTCGCGCTTCAAGGTCACCAACATCATGCTGCTCTCGGTGATCGCCCGCCCGGGCAACGCCTTCGAGGCGATGCGCAAGCTCCTGGAGGACAACCACGAGCCGCGCAAGGCGCAGCTGCGGCACATCCGCCGCGCCATCGCGATCTACCGCTCCCTGCTCGACGGCGGTGTCGTCGAGCAGCTGGACACGCCGGACGCCGAGGGCCGCACGATCCGTCTGACGGTCGACCTGCAGCAGGACTTCGCACTGAACCAGCCGCTGTCGACGTTCGCGCTCGCCGCCTTCGACCTGCTGGACCCGGAATCCCCCTCGTACGCCCTGGACATGGTCTCGGTCGTCGAGTCGACGCTGGACGACCCGCGCCAGATCCTCGCCGCCATGCAGAACAAGGCGCGCGGCGAGGCCGTCGGGCAGATGAAGGCGGACGGCGTCGAGTACGAGGAGCGGATGGAGCGGCTCCAGGACATCTCGTACCCGAAGCCGCTCGAAGAGCTGCTCTGGCACGCGTACAACGTCTACCGGACGTCGCACCCGTGGGTCGGCGACCACCCGGTGTCGCCGAAGTCGGTCATCCGTGACATGTACGAACGGGCGCTGACCTTCACCGAGTTCACCTCCTGGTACGAGCTGGCGCGGACCGAGGGCATCGTCCTGAGGTACCTCGCGAGCGCGTACAAGGCGCTCGACCACACCATCCCGGACGACCTCAAGACCGAGGACCTGGAGGACCTGATCGCCTGGCTGGGCGAGATGGTGCGCCAGGTGGACTCCTCGCTGCTCGACGAGTGGGAGCAGCTCGCCAACCCCGAGGTGCAGACCGCCGAGGAGGCCCAGGAGAAGGCCGACCAGGTCAAGCCGGTCACGGCCAACGCCCGCGCCTTCCGGGTCCTGGTGCGCAACGCCATGTTCCGCCGGGTGGAGCTCGCGGCCCTCGACAACGTGAGCGCGCTCGGCGAGATGGACGCCGAGGCGGGCTGGGACGCGGACGCGTGGGGCGAGGCGATGGACGCGTACTGGGACGAGTACGAGGACCTCGGTACCGGCCCCGACGCCCGTGGCCCGAAGCTGCTCTCCATCGAGGAGGACGCGGCCCACGGCCTGTGGCGCGTCCGGCAGACCTTCGCCGACCCGAACAACGACCATGACTGGGGCATCAGCGCGGAGGTGGATCTCGCGGCCTCCGACGAGGAGGGCCGCGCGGTCGTCCGCGTGACGTCCGTCGGACAGCTGTAG
- a CDS encoding acyl-CoA thioesterase codes for MTNPAERLVDLLDLEQIEVNIFRGRSPQESLQRVFGGQVAGQALVAAGRTTGGDRPVHSLHAYFLRPGRPGVPIVYQVERVRDGRSFTTRRVTAVQEGRTIFNLTASFHLPEEGGFEHQLPPRHLTDPESLPNLADEIREHLGALPEALERMARRQPFDIRYVDRLRWTRDEVKGADPRSAVWMRAVGPLGDDPLIHTCALTYASDMTLLDAVRIPIEPLWGPRGFDMASLDHAMWFHRPFRADEWFLYDQESPIATGGRGLARGRIYDREGQLLVSVVQEGLFRKL; via the coding sequence GTGACCAATCCCGCCGAGAGGCTCGTCGATCTGCTCGACCTGGAGCAGATCGAGGTCAACATCTTCCGCGGGCGGAGCCCGCAGGAGTCGCTGCAGCGGGTCTTCGGCGGGCAGGTCGCCGGGCAGGCCCTCGTCGCGGCCGGCCGCACCACCGGGGGCGACCGGCCGGTGCACTCGCTGCACGCCTACTTCCTGCGGCCGGGGCGGCCCGGGGTGCCGATCGTCTACCAGGTGGAGCGGGTGCGGGACGGGCGGTCCTTCACGACCCGCCGCGTCACGGCGGTCCAGGAGGGCCGGACGATCTTCAACCTCACGGCCTCCTTCCATCTCCCGGAGGAGGGCGGCTTCGAGCACCAGCTGCCGCCGAGGCACCTGACGGACCCGGAGAGCCTGCCGAACCTCGCGGACGAGATCCGCGAGCACCTGGGGGCGCTGCCGGAGGCCCTGGAGCGGATGGCCCGTCGCCAGCCCTTCGACATCCGGTACGTGGACCGGCTGCGCTGGACCCGGGACGAGGTCAAGGGCGCGGACCCGCGCAGCGCGGTGTGGATGCGGGCCGTGGGGCCGCTCGGCGACGACCCGCTGATCCACACCTGCGCCCTGACGTACGCCTCGGACATGACGCTCCTGGACGCGGTGCGCATCCCGATCGAGCCGCTGTGGGGCCCGCGAGGCTTCGACATGGCGTCGCTGGACCACGCGATGTGGTTCCACCGGCCGTTCCGCGCGGACGAGTGGTTCCTGTACGACCAGGAGTCCCCGATCGCCACGGGCGGCCGGGGACTCGCGCGGGGCCGGATCTACGACCGCGAGGGACAGCTCCTGGTGTCGGTGGTCCAGGAGGGCCTGTTCAGAAAGCTCTGA
- a CDS encoding RNA ligase (ATP) — MSTLRVTAEVLTVHPHPNADALELAQVGLYRAVVAKGAYRTGEAAVYIPEQAVLPAALIEELGLTGRLAGGKADRVKAVRLRGELSQGIVCRPGALAGTDLVRAAAEGADFAETLGITKWVPPIPPTMSGDVEVAPDLLPWVDIENLQRYPEIFEPGEPVVLTEKLHGSACLLTFLAEEGRVQVSSKGFGSKGLALQEDPRNLYWRAVHGHGLPAVAERLAKRLGARRVGFFGEVYGSGVQDLAYGADARSQTVGYALFDVSAEIDGRVRWLDPAEVLEAGEVPLVPRLYSGPYDLDTVLAHASGRETVSGREAHLREGVVIRPATERYSPVLGGRAIAKAVSPAYLTRKGGTEYE; from the coding sequence ATGTCGACCCTGCGCGTCACCGCCGAAGTCCTGACCGTCCATCCCCATCCGAACGCCGACGCCCTGGAGCTGGCCCAGGTGGGCCTCTACCGGGCCGTCGTCGCCAAGGGGGCGTATCGGACCGGGGAGGCCGCCGTCTACATCCCCGAGCAGGCCGTGCTGCCGGCCGCGCTCATCGAGGAGCTCGGCCTGACCGGACGGCTCGCCGGCGGGAAGGCGGACCGGGTCAAGGCCGTGCGGCTGCGCGGGGAGCTGTCGCAGGGCATCGTGTGCCGGCCCGGCGCGCTCGCCGGCACCGATCTGGTGCGGGCGGCGGCCGAGGGGGCCGACTTCGCCGAGACGCTGGGGATCACCAAGTGGGTGCCGCCGATACCGCCGACCATGAGCGGTGACGTGGAGGTCGCGCCCGACCTGCTGCCCTGGGTCGACATCGAGAACCTCCAGCGTTATCCGGAGATCTTCGAGCCCGGCGAGCCCGTCGTCCTGACGGAGAAGCTCCACGGCTCGGCCTGCCTGCTGACCTTCCTCGCCGAGGAGGGACGCGTCCAGGTCTCGTCCAAGGGCTTCGGGTCGAAGGGCCTGGCCCTCCAGGAGGACCCGCGCAATCTGTACTGGCGGGCCGTCCACGGCCATGGCCTGCCCGCCGTCGCCGAGCGGCTGGCGAAACGTCTCGGCGCCCGCCGGGTCGGCTTCTTCGGCGAGGTCTACGGCTCCGGGGTGCAGGACCTGGCCTACGGTGCCGACGCCCGCTCACAGACCGTCGGCTACGCGCTGTTCGACGTCTCGGCCGAGATCGACGGCCGGGTCCGGTGGCTGGACCCGGCCGAGGTCCTGGAGGCGGGCGAGGTCCCGCTCGTCCCGCGGCTGTACTCCGGCCCGTACGACCTGGACACGGTCCTCGCCCACGCGAGCGGCCGCGAGACCGTCTCCGGGCGGGAGGCCCACCTGCGGGAGGGCGTCGTGATCCGGCCCGCGACCGAGCGGTACAGCCCGGTCCTCGGCGGCCGGGCCATCGCCAAGGCGGTCAGCCCGGCCTACCTGACGCGCAAGGGCGGCACCGAGTACGAGTGA
- a CDS encoding DUF6011 domain-containing protein, which yields MGDEPLAIPIDSAPEAEPGARPRRIACRLCGRPLTGADSRRTGLGPTCDAKLHPPAPDIRTRRHEVDQDTLPGMDPSATG from the coding sequence ATGGGAGACGAACCACTGGCAATCCCGATCGATTCCGCGCCGGAGGCAGAACCGGGGGCCCGACCGCGCCGGATCGCCTGCCGTCTCTGCGGCCGACCCCTCACCGGGGCCGACTCCCGCCGCACGGGCCTGGGCCCCACCTGCGACGCGAAACTGCATCCTCCGGCCCCGGACATCCGCACCCGGCGCCATGAGGTCGACCAGGACACCCTTCCGGGCATGGACCCGTCGGCCACCGGCTGA
- a CDS encoding glutathione peroxidase, producing MSLYDIPLKTLTGQPVSLADYRDRAVLVVNVASKCGLTPQYEGLEKLQKEYGDRGFTVLGVPCNQFAGQEPGSADEIQTFCSTTYGVSFPLLEKTDVNGEDRHPLYTELVKAADAEGAAGDVQWNFEKFLIGRDGQVTRFRPRTEPDAPEIVAAIESQLV from the coding sequence ATGAGCCTGTACGACATCCCGCTGAAGACCCTGACCGGCCAGCCGGTCTCCCTTGCCGACTACCGGGACCGCGCGGTCCTGGTCGTGAACGTCGCCTCCAAGTGCGGACTGACCCCGCAGTACGAGGGGCTGGAGAAGCTGCAGAAGGAGTACGGCGATCGCGGCTTCACCGTGCTCGGCGTGCCCTGCAACCAGTTCGCGGGCCAGGAGCCCGGCAGCGCCGACGAGATCCAGACCTTCTGCTCGACGACGTACGGCGTCTCCTTCCCGCTCCTGGAGAAGACCGACGTCAACGGCGAGGACCGCCACCCGCTCTACACGGAGCTGGTGAAGGCCGCCGACGCCGAGGGCGCGGCCGGTGACGTCCAGTGGAACTTCGAGAAGTTCCTGATCGGCCGCGACGGCCAGGTCACGCGCTTCCGTCCGCGCACCGAGCCCGACGCCCCCGAGATCGTCGCCGCGATCGAGTCTCAGCTTGTCTGA
- a CDS encoding putative protein N(5)-glutamine methyltransferase, protein MGVVERLRAAGCVFAEEEAEMLLAAAAGPAELDLMVERRASGLPLEHVVGWAAFAGLRVVVDGGVFVPRRRTEFLIEHAVDLARPGAVCVDLCCGSGAAAAVLLDRVEGAEVHASDIEPAAVRCARRNVEPRGGRVYGGDLFAPLPRELRGRVEILVANVPYVPTGDIGLLPPEARDHEPLVTLDGGPDGLDVLRRVAAEAPEWLAPGGRLLVETSERQAERAVAAVTAHGMEARVLSCEERYATVLVATWAG, encoded by the coding sequence ATGGGGGTCGTCGAGCGGCTGCGGGCCGCGGGCTGCGTCTTCGCCGAGGAGGAGGCGGAGATGCTCCTCGCGGCCGCGGCCGGGCCCGCCGAGCTCGACCTGATGGTCGAGCGGCGCGCCTCGGGCCTGCCCCTGGAGCACGTCGTGGGCTGGGCCGCGTTCGCCGGGCTGCGCGTCGTGGTGGACGGCGGGGTGTTCGTCCCCCGGCGCCGTACGGAGTTCCTGATCGAGCACGCCGTGGACCTGGCCCGGCCGGGCGCCGTCTGCGTCGACCTGTGCTGCGGCTCCGGCGCGGCGGCCGCGGTCCTGCTCGACCGGGTCGAGGGCGCGGAGGTGCACGCCTCGGACATCGAGCCGGCGGCCGTGCGCTGCGCCCGCCGGAACGTCGAGCCGCGCGGCGGCCGGGTGTACGGGGGCGACCTCTTCGCCCCGCTGCCCCGGGAACTGCGGGGCCGGGTAGAGATCCTGGTCGCCAACGTGCCTTACGTCCCCACCGGGGACATCGGGCTGCTGCCCCCGGAGGCCCGCGACCACGAGCCGCTCGTCACCCTCGACGGCGGTCCTGACGGCCTCGACGTGCTGCGCCGGGTCGCCGCCGAGGCCCCGGAGTGGCTTGCGCCGGGCGGGCGGCTGCTGGTCGAGACGAGCGAGCGGCAGGCCGAGCGGGCGGTGGCCGCGGTCACCGCTCACGGAATGGAGGCCCGCGTCCTGAGCTGCGAGGAGCGGTACGCGACGGTGCTCGTCGCGACCTGGGCGGGCTGA
- a CDS encoding nuclear transport factor 2 family protein gives MTRPVRTTAGIRPALAVALVLTLAAGASAAWAGQDWYAAAHDDSAAYAVQRDEALAAGEQAVQNLNTLDHQRVEQGLDLWESSTTGDLHKQLVEGREEFTGQVRTARTVTTARVLSGAVTELDDRAGRARLLVALRITVTTPDSKSTEKDSRMLGELTRTDGQWKLSALGQAPVGGTAAG, from the coding sequence ATGACACGCCCGGTCCGCACCACGGCGGGCATCCGCCCGGCCCTGGCCGTGGCCCTCGTGCTGACCCTCGCCGCGGGGGCCTCCGCGGCCTGGGCCGGCCAGGACTGGTACGCGGCCGCCCACGACGACTCCGCCGCGTACGCCGTGCAGCGTGACGAGGCGCTCGCCGCCGGGGAGCAGGCCGTGCAGAACCTCAACACCCTGGACCACCAGCGGGTGGAGCAGGGCCTCGACCTCTGGGAGTCCTCCACGACCGGTGACCTCCACAAACAACTGGTGGAGGGACGCGAGGAGTTCACCGGGCAGGTGCGGACCGCACGGACGGTGACCACGGCCCGGGTGCTGTCCGGGGCCGTCACGGAACTGGACGACCGGGCGGGACGGGCCCGGTTGCTCGTCGCCCTGCGCATCACCGTCACGACGCCCGACAGCAAGAGCACGGAGAAGGACAGCCGCATGCTCGGCGAACTCACCCGCACCGACGGCCAGTGGAAGCTCAGTGCGCTGGGGCAGGCCCCGGTGGGCGGCACGGCGGCCGGCTGA